A genomic window from Nicotiana sylvestris chromosome 11, ASM39365v2, whole genome shotgun sequence includes:
- the LOC104241758 gene encoding dihydropyrimidinase isoform X1, producing the protein MEFCHRVQLLIPLVYVIALFSTIFAVVSASNEFCDATFVYGDSGCNIPPSVSSKILIKGGTVVNAHHKEAADVYIEDGIIVAVQPNIKDAHLSLQDHLQVGDDTRVIDATGKFVMPGGIDPHTHLAMEFMGSETIDDFFSGQAAALAGGTTMHIDFVIPVNGSLSAGYKAYVEKAKRSCMDYGFHMAITKWDETVSEDMEIMVKEKGINSFKFFLAYKGSFMVNDELLMEGLKKCKSLGALAMVHAENGDAVFEGQKRMIELGITGPEGHALSRPPVLEGEATARAIRLAGFVNTPLYVVHVMSIDAMEEIARARKSGQRVIGEPVVSGLVLNDSVLWDPDFHFAARYVMSPPIRAPGHGTALQGALATGLLQLVGTDHCTFNSTQKALGIGDFRKIPNGVNGMEERMHLVWDTMVASGQISVTDYVRITSTECARIFNIYPRKGAVLLGSDADIIILNPNSSFEISSKSHHYRTDTNVYEGWRGKGKVEVTIAGGRIVWENDELKVVPGAGKYIEMPPFSYLFDGIDKADAKYLSSLRAPVKRSTT; encoded by the exons ATGGAGTTTTGTCACAGAGTTCAGTTATTGATTCCTTTGGTTTATGTGATTGCTCTTTTTTCCACAATTTTCGCTGTTGTTTCTGCATCCAACGAG TTTTGTGATGCCACATTTGTTTATGGAGATTCTGGGTGCAATATTCCACCGTCAGTTTCATCAAAGATACTGATAAAAGGAGGAACAGTAGTGAATGCTCATCATAAGGAGGCTGCTGATGTGTATATAGAAGATGGAATAATCGTGGCAGTGCAGCCGAACATTAAG GATGCACATCTCAGTTTACAAGACCATCTGCAGGTTGGTGATGATACCAGAGTCATAGATGCAACTGGAAAATTTGTTATGCCAG GAGGAATTGATCCTCATACACACCTTGCTATGGAATTTATGGGTTCTGAGACAATTGATGACTTCTTCAGTGGACAGGCGGCTGCATTAGCTGGTGGAACAACAATGCATATTGACTTTGTTATTCCCGTAAATGGAAGCTTATCTGCAGGTTACAAAGCTTATGTAGAGAAAGCAAAGAGGTCATGCATGGATTATGGTTTTCACATGGCAATTACAAAATGGGATGAAACTGTCTCAGAGGATATGGAAATTATGGTCAAGGAGAAAG GCATCAACTCTTTCAAGTTTTTCCTTGCCTACAAAGGCTCTTTTATGGTTAATGATGAGCTTCTGATGGAGGGATTGAAGAAATGCAAGTCCCTTGGTGCCTTAGCTATGGTTCATGCAGAAAATGGGGATGCTGTATTTGAAGGTCAAAAAAGAATGATTGAACTTGGTATTACAGGTCCAGAGGGACATGCATTATCAAGGCCTCCAGTG CTGGAGGGAGAGGCTACTGCTCGAGCTATTCGTTTGGCTGGCTTTGTGAACACTCCACTGTATGTTGTTCATGTCATGAGCATTGACGCGATGGAAGAAATTGCCAGAGCTCGGAAGTCAG GTCAGAGAGTTATTGGGGAGCCAGTAGTTTCAGGTTTAGTTCTTAATGATTCAGTACTTTGGGACCCTGACTTCCATTTTGCAGCTAG GTATGTCATGAGCCCACCAATCAGAGCACCAGGTCATGGAACAGCTCTTCAAGGAGCTCTTGCAACGGGGCTTCTGCAG CTGGTAGGAACTGATCACTGTACCTTCAACTCAACTCAGAAAGCCCTAGGAATTGGTGATTTCCGGAAAATACCAAATGGTGTTAATG GTATGGAGGAAAGGATGCATTTGGTTTGGGATACTATGGTG GCATCTGGTCAAATATCTGTCACTGATTATGTTCGCATAACAAGCACTGAATG TGCTCGGATTTTCAATATCTATCCAAGGAAGGGAGCAGTACTACTTGGGTCTGATGCAGATATAATCATATTAAATCCAAATTCGAGCTTCGAGATTAGTTCAAAGTCACACCATTATAGAACAGATACCAATGTCTATGAGGGTTGGAGAGGCAAG GGAAAGGTTGAAGTTACAATTGCAGGAGGAAGGATTGTTTGGGAAAATGATGAGCTGAAAGTTGTTCCTGGTGCTGGCAAGTACATTGAAATGCCACCTTTTAGTTATCTCTTTGACGGGATAGACAAGGCAGACGCAAAGTACCTGTCTTCCTTAAGAGCACCAGTAAAACGGTCAACAACTTGA
- the LOC104241758 gene encoding dihydropyrimidinase isoform X2, which yields MEFCHRVQLLIPLVYVIALFSTIFAVVSASNEFCDATFVYGDSGCNIPPSVSSKILIKGGTVVNAHHKEAADVYIEDGIIVAVQPNIKVGDDTRVIDATGKFVMPGGIDPHTHLAMEFMGSETIDDFFSGQAAALAGGTTMHIDFVIPVNGSLSAGYKAYVEKAKRSCMDYGFHMAITKWDETVSEDMEIMVKEKGINSFKFFLAYKGSFMVNDELLMEGLKKCKSLGALAMVHAENGDAVFEGQKRMIELGITGPEGHALSRPPVLEGEATARAIRLAGFVNTPLYVVHVMSIDAMEEIARARKSGQRVIGEPVVSGLVLNDSVLWDPDFHFAARYVMSPPIRAPGHGTALQGALATGLLQLVGTDHCTFNSTQKALGIGDFRKIPNGVNGMEERMHLVWDTMVASGQISVTDYVRITSTECARIFNIYPRKGAVLLGSDADIIILNPNSSFEISSKSHHYRTDTNVYEGWRGKGKVEVTIAGGRIVWENDELKVVPGAGKYIEMPPFSYLFDGIDKADAKYLSSLRAPVKRSTT from the exons ATGGAGTTTTGTCACAGAGTTCAGTTATTGATTCCTTTGGTTTATGTGATTGCTCTTTTTTCCACAATTTTCGCTGTTGTTTCTGCATCCAACGAG TTTTGTGATGCCACATTTGTTTATGGAGATTCTGGGTGCAATATTCCACCGTCAGTTTCATCAAAGATACTGATAAAAGGAGGAACAGTAGTGAATGCTCATCATAAGGAGGCTGCTGATGTGTATATAGAAGATGGAATAATCGTGGCAGTGCAGCCGAACATTAAG GTTGGTGATGATACCAGAGTCATAGATGCAACTGGAAAATTTGTTATGCCAG GAGGAATTGATCCTCATACACACCTTGCTATGGAATTTATGGGTTCTGAGACAATTGATGACTTCTTCAGTGGACAGGCGGCTGCATTAGCTGGTGGAACAACAATGCATATTGACTTTGTTATTCCCGTAAATGGAAGCTTATCTGCAGGTTACAAAGCTTATGTAGAGAAAGCAAAGAGGTCATGCATGGATTATGGTTTTCACATGGCAATTACAAAATGGGATGAAACTGTCTCAGAGGATATGGAAATTATGGTCAAGGAGAAAG GCATCAACTCTTTCAAGTTTTTCCTTGCCTACAAAGGCTCTTTTATGGTTAATGATGAGCTTCTGATGGAGGGATTGAAGAAATGCAAGTCCCTTGGTGCCTTAGCTATGGTTCATGCAGAAAATGGGGATGCTGTATTTGAAGGTCAAAAAAGAATGATTGAACTTGGTATTACAGGTCCAGAGGGACATGCATTATCAAGGCCTCCAGTG CTGGAGGGAGAGGCTACTGCTCGAGCTATTCGTTTGGCTGGCTTTGTGAACACTCCACTGTATGTTGTTCATGTCATGAGCATTGACGCGATGGAAGAAATTGCCAGAGCTCGGAAGTCAG GTCAGAGAGTTATTGGGGAGCCAGTAGTTTCAGGTTTAGTTCTTAATGATTCAGTACTTTGGGACCCTGACTTCCATTTTGCAGCTAG GTATGTCATGAGCCCACCAATCAGAGCACCAGGTCATGGAACAGCTCTTCAAGGAGCTCTTGCAACGGGGCTTCTGCAG CTGGTAGGAACTGATCACTGTACCTTCAACTCAACTCAGAAAGCCCTAGGAATTGGTGATTTCCGGAAAATACCAAATGGTGTTAATG GTATGGAGGAAAGGATGCATTTGGTTTGGGATACTATGGTG GCATCTGGTCAAATATCTGTCACTGATTATGTTCGCATAACAAGCACTGAATG TGCTCGGATTTTCAATATCTATCCAAGGAAGGGAGCAGTACTACTTGGGTCTGATGCAGATATAATCATATTAAATCCAAATTCGAGCTTCGAGATTAGTTCAAAGTCACACCATTATAGAACAGATACCAATGTCTATGAGGGTTGGAGAGGCAAG GGAAAGGTTGAAGTTACAATTGCAGGAGGAAGGATTGTTTGGGAAAATGATGAGCTGAAAGTTGTTCCTGGTGCTGGCAAGTACATTGAAATGCCACCTTTTAGTTATCTCTTTGACGGGATAGACAAGGCAGACGCAAAGTACCTGTCTTCCTTAAGAGCACCAGTAAAACGGTCAACAACTTGA
- the LOC104241758 gene encoding dihydropyrimidinase isoform X3 has protein sequence MPGGIDPHTHLAMEFMGSETIDDFFSGQAAALAGGTTMHIDFVIPVNGSLSAGYKAYVEKAKRSCMDYGFHMAITKWDETVSEDMEIMVKEKGINSFKFFLAYKGSFMVNDELLMEGLKKCKSLGALAMVHAENGDAVFEGQKRMIELGITGPEGHALSRPPVLEGEATARAIRLAGFVNTPLYVVHVMSIDAMEEIARARKSGQRVIGEPVVSGLVLNDSVLWDPDFHFAARYVMSPPIRAPGHGTALQGALATGLLQLVGTDHCTFNSTQKALGIGDFRKIPNGVNGMEERMHLVWDTMVASGQISVTDYVRITSTECARIFNIYPRKGAVLLGSDADIIILNPNSSFEISSKSHHYRTDTNVYEGWRGKGKVEVTIAGGRIVWENDELKVVPGAGKYIEMPPFSYLFDGIDKADAKYLSSLRAPVKRSTT, from the exons ATGCCAG GAGGAATTGATCCTCATACACACCTTGCTATGGAATTTATGGGTTCTGAGACAATTGATGACTTCTTCAGTGGACAGGCGGCTGCATTAGCTGGTGGAACAACAATGCATATTGACTTTGTTATTCCCGTAAATGGAAGCTTATCTGCAGGTTACAAAGCTTATGTAGAGAAAGCAAAGAGGTCATGCATGGATTATGGTTTTCACATGGCAATTACAAAATGGGATGAAACTGTCTCAGAGGATATGGAAATTATGGTCAAGGAGAAAG GCATCAACTCTTTCAAGTTTTTCCTTGCCTACAAAGGCTCTTTTATGGTTAATGATGAGCTTCTGATGGAGGGATTGAAGAAATGCAAGTCCCTTGGTGCCTTAGCTATGGTTCATGCAGAAAATGGGGATGCTGTATTTGAAGGTCAAAAAAGAATGATTGAACTTGGTATTACAGGTCCAGAGGGACATGCATTATCAAGGCCTCCAGTG CTGGAGGGAGAGGCTACTGCTCGAGCTATTCGTTTGGCTGGCTTTGTGAACACTCCACTGTATGTTGTTCATGTCATGAGCATTGACGCGATGGAAGAAATTGCCAGAGCTCGGAAGTCAG GTCAGAGAGTTATTGGGGAGCCAGTAGTTTCAGGTTTAGTTCTTAATGATTCAGTACTTTGGGACCCTGACTTCCATTTTGCAGCTAG GTATGTCATGAGCCCACCAATCAGAGCACCAGGTCATGGAACAGCTCTTCAAGGAGCTCTTGCAACGGGGCTTCTGCAG CTGGTAGGAACTGATCACTGTACCTTCAACTCAACTCAGAAAGCCCTAGGAATTGGTGATTTCCGGAAAATACCAAATGGTGTTAATG GTATGGAGGAAAGGATGCATTTGGTTTGGGATACTATGGTG GCATCTGGTCAAATATCTGTCACTGATTATGTTCGCATAACAAGCACTGAATG TGCTCGGATTTTCAATATCTATCCAAGGAAGGGAGCAGTACTACTTGGGTCTGATGCAGATATAATCATATTAAATCCAAATTCGAGCTTCGAGATTAGTTCAAAGTCACACCATTATAGAACAGATACCAATGTCTATGAGGGTTGGAGAGGCAAG GGAAAGGTTGAAGTTACAATTGCAGGAGGAAGGATTGTTTGGGAAAATGATGAGCTGAAAGTTGTTCCTGGTGCTGGCAAGTACATTGAAATGCCACCTTTTAGTTATCTCTTTGACGGGATAGACAAGGCAGACGCAAAGTACCTGTCTTCCTTAAGAGCACCAGTAAAACGGTCAACAACTTGA
- the LOC104241400 gene encoding uncharacterized protein isoform X2: MAKQREKNGSTSVPQFGAWGHKTGDNLNFSMVFSQARANKKQNRHNLAQHNLGNEQEILAKLQEVSPRKDSSTPVPQFGAGNQKTEGNPDYSKVSPKAHANKKPHRHDLTRRSLENEKELGKHQEKRPMSVPQFGVWDQKSGGSPDYAKVSPQARTEKKQHKHASARRKLGNEQELRKHEASPRKTGWLSVPQFGEWDQKTPSETNYSVVFSQARANRKHHKSDLTYRSYDFEQDLLCREREQAARRKKNKFLTYLSCCLPV; this comes from the exons ATGGCGAAACAAAGGGAG AAAAATGGATCGACGTCTGTGCCTCAGTTTGGAGCTTGGGGTCATAAAACTGGTGACAATCTTAATTTTTCCATGGTATTTTCCCAAGCTCGTGCAAACAAGAAGCAGAATAGACATAATCTAGCACAGCACAACTTGGGAAATGAACAAGAGATTCTTGCCAAGCTCCAAGAAGTTTCACCCAGA AAAGATAGCTCGACGCCAGTGCCTCAATTTGGAGCAGGGAATCAAAAGACTGAGGGAAATCCTGATTATTCCAAGGTGTCCCCGAAAGCTCATGCCAACAAGAAGCCACATAGACATGATTTAACACGCCGAAGCCTGGAAAATGAGAAAGAACTTGGCAAACATCAAGAG AAACGTCCAATGTCTGTGCCTCAATTTGGAGTGTGGGATCAAAAGAGTGGGGGTAGTCCTGATTATGCGAAGGTGTCCCCTCAAGCTCGTACCGAGAAGAAGCAGCATAAACATGCTTCAGCACGCCGCAAGTTGGGAAATGAACAGGAGCTTCGTAAGCACGAGGCTTCACCTAGG AAAACTGGTTGGTTGTCTGTACCTCAATTTGGAGAGTGGGATCAAAAGACTCCGAGCGAGACCAATTATTCTGTGGTGTTCTCTCAAGCGCGCGCCAACAGGAAGCATCACAAAAGTGATTTAACTTATCGTAGCTATGATTTTGAGCAGGACCTTCTTTGCAGGGAGCGagagcaagctgccagg AGGAAAAAGAACAAGTTCCTGACCTATCTTAGTTGCTGTCTTCCTGTATGA
- the LOC104241400 gene encoding uncharacterized protein isoform X1, whose protein sequence is MAKQREKNGSTSVPQFGAWGHKTGDNLNFSMVFSQARANKKQNRHNLAQHNLGNEQEILAKLQEVSPRKDSSTPVPQFGAGNQKTEGNPDYSKVSPKAHANKKPHRHDLTRRSLENEKELGKHQEKRPMSVPQFGVWDQKSGGSPDYAKVSPQARTEKKQHKHASARRKLGNEQELRKHEASPRKNSPVAMPQHGAQDQKTGDNPNYPMVFSQAHAKKKQHKPHSLGNEQELGKRQDVSPMKTGWLSVPQFGEWDQKTPSETNYSVVFSQARANRKHHKSDLTYRSYDFEQDLLCREREQAARRKKNKFLTYLSCCLPV, encoded by the exons ATGGCGAAACAAAGGGAG AAAAATGGATCGACGTCTGTGCCTCAGTTTGGAGCTTGGGGTCATAAAACTGGTGACAATCTTAATTTTTCCATGGTATTTTCCCAAGCTCGTGCAAACAAGAAGCAGAATAGACATAATCTAGCACAGCACAACTTGGGAAATGAACAAGAGATTCTTGCCAAGCTCCAAGAAGTTTCACCCAGA AAAGATAGCTCGACGCCAGTGCCTCAATTTGGAGCAGGGAATCAAAAGACTGAGGGAAATCCTGATTATTCCAAGGTGTCCCCGAAAGCTCATGCCAACAAGAAGCCACATAGACATGATTTAACACGCCGAAGCCTGGAAAATGAGAAAGAACTTGGCAAACATCAAGAG AAACGTCCAATGTCTGTGCCTCAATTTGGAGTGTGGGATCAAAAGAGTGGGGGTAGTCCTGATTATGCGAAGGTGTCCCCTCAAGCTCGTACCGAGAAGAAGCAGCATAAACATGCTTCAGCACGCCGCAAGTTGGGAAATGAACAGGAGCTTCGTAAGCACGAGGCTTCACCTAGG aaaaatagtccTGTGGCCATGCCTCAACATGGAGCACAGGATCAAAAGACGGGGGACAATCCTAATTATCCCATGGTGTTCTCCCAAGCTCATGCTAAAAAGAAGCAGCATAAACCCCACAGCCTGGGAAATGAACAAGAGCTTGGCAAGCGCCAGGACGTCTCACCGATG AAAACTGGTTGGTTGTCTGTACCTCAATTTGGAGAGTGGGATCAAAAGACTCCGAGCGAGACCAATTATTCTGTGGTGTTCTCTCAAGCGCGCGCCAACAGGAAGCATCACAAAAGTGATTTAACTTATCGTAGCTATGATTTTGAGCAGGACCTTCTTTGCAGGGAGCGagagcaagctgccagg AGGAAAAAGAACAAGTTCCTGACCTATCTTAGTTGCTGTCTTCCTGTATGA
- the LOC104241400 gene encoding uncharacterized protein isoform X3: MAKQREKNGSTSVPQFGAWGHKTGDNLNFSMVFSQARANKKQNRHNLAQHNLGNEQEILAKLQEVSPRKDSSTPVPQFGAGNQKTEGNPDYSKVSPKAHANKKPHRHDLTRRSLENEKELGKHQEKRPMSVPQFGVWDQKSGGSPDYAKVSPQARTEKKQHKHASARRKLGNEQELRKHEASPRKNSPVAMPQHGAQDQKTGDNPNYPMVFSQAHAKKKQHKPHSLGNEQELGKRQDVSPMMVF, from the exons ATGGCGAAACAAAGGGAG AAAAATGGATCGACGTCTGTGCCTCAGTTTGGAGCTTGGGGTCATAAAACTGGTGACAATCTTAATTTTTCCATGGTATTTTCCCAAGCTCGTGCAAACAAGAAGCAGAATAGACATAATCTAGCACAGCACAACTTGGGAAATGAACAAGAGATTCTTGCCAAGCTCCAAGAAGTTTCACCCAGA AAAGATAGCTCGACGCCAGTGCCTCAATTTGGAGCAGGGAATCAAAAGACTGAGGGAAATCCTGATTATTCCAAGGTGTCCCCGAAAGCTCATGCCAACAAGAAGCCACATAGACATGATTTAACACGCCGAAGCCTGGAAAATGAGAAAGAACTTGGCAAACATCAAGAG AAACGTCCAATGTCTGTGCCTCAATTTGGAGTGTGGGATCAAAAGAGTGGGGGTAGTCCTGATTATGCGAAGGTGTCCCCTCAAGCTCGTACCGAGAAGAAGCAGCATAAACATGCTTCAGCACGCCGCAAGTTGGGAAATGAACAGGAGCTTCGTAAGCACGAGGCTTCACCTAGG aaaaatagtccTGTGGCCATGCCTCAACATGGAGCACAGGATCAAAAGACGGGGGACAATCCTAATTATCCCATGGTGTTCTCCCAAGCTCATGCTAAAAAGAAGCAGCATAAACCCCACAGCCTGGGAAATGAACAAGAGCTTGGCAAGCGCCAGGACGTCTCACCGATG ATGGTTTTCTAA
- the LOC104241399 gene encoding GDP-mannose 4,6 dehydratase 1 — MASNRSESIPADAADSNGDRRKVALITGITGQDGSYLTEFLLDKGYEVHGLIRRSSNFNTQRVNHIYIDPHNVHKARMKLHYADVTDASSLRRWLDTILPDEVYNLAAQSHVAVSFEIPDYTADVVATGALRLLEAVRSHISATGRSHIRYYQAGSSEMFGSTPPPQSETTPFHPRSPYAVSKCAAHWYTVNYREAYGIFACNGILFNHESPRRGENFVTRKITRAVGRIKIGLQSKLFLGNLQASRDWGFAGDYVEAMWMMLQQEKPDDYVVATEESHTVEEFLEVAFGYVGLNWKDHVVIDKRYFRPTEVDNLKGDSSKARNVLGWKPRVGFEQLVKMMVDEDVELAKREKVLVDAGYMDAQQQP, encoded by the exons ATGGCATCCAACAGATCTGAATCGATCCCCGCCGATGCGGCGGATTCAAATGGAGATCGCCGGAAAGTAGCTCTGATCACCGGCATTACCGGTCAAGACGGCTCTTACCTCACCGAATTCCTCCTTGACAAAGGCTACGAAGTCCACGGCCTAATTCGCCGATCCTCCAATTTCAACACGCAACGCGTGAATCACATCTATATCGATCCACACAACGTTCACAAGGCACGTATGAAGCTCCACTACGCTGACGTTACCGACGCGTCATCACTCCGGCGTTGGCTCGATACGATTCTCCCCGACGAGGTCTACAACCTCGCCGCACAATCTCACGTCGCCGTCTCCTTCGAGATCCCCGATTACACCGCCGACGTCGTTGCCACCGGTGCTCTCCGCCTTCTCGAAGCCGTCCGTTCTCACATTTCCGCTACTGGTAGGTCCCACATAAGGTATTATCAAGCCGGTTCATCCGAAATGTTCGGATCTACTCCTCCGCCACAGTCCGAAACCACACCATTTCATCCTAGATCTCCTTACGCTGTATCTAAGTGCGCCGCGCATTGGTACACCGTTAATTACCGTGAAGCCTATGGGATCTTCGCCTGTAATGGTATTCTTTTCAATCATGAATCCCCTAGGCGGGGCGAGAACTTCGTGACCCGGAAGATCACTCGGGCTGTGGGTCGGATCAAAATCGGGCTACAAAGCAAGCTGTTCCTGGGTAATTTGCAG GCATCCAGGGACTGGGGTTTTGCCGGGGATTACGTGGAAGCAATGTGGATGATGCTGCAGCAAGAGAAGCCGGATGACTATGTGGTGGCAACGGAGGAGTCACACACGGTGGAGGAGTTCTTGGAGGTGGCGTTCGGATACGTAGGATTGAATTGGAAGGATCATGTGGTGATTGATAAGAGGTACTTTAGGCCCACAGAAGTGGATAATCTAAAGGGAGACTCGAGCAAGGCGAGGAATGTTTTGGGTTGGAAGCCCAGAGTGGGGTTCGAGCAATTAGTGAAGATGATGGTGGATGAGGATGTTGAGTTAGCTAAAAGGGAGAAAGTTCTTGTTGATGCTGGTTACATGGATGCTCAACAACAGCCTTGA
- the LOC104241397 gene encoding transcription factor TGA2.2-like produces the protein MADISPSTSTDADTEDKNRFLNSQQLGAVASDGSDRTRDQKTLRRLAQNREAARKSRLRKKAYVQQLESSRMKLTQLEQELQRARQQGIFISGSGDQSQSMSGNGALAFDVEYARWLEEQNRRINELRGAVNSHAGDGELRIIVDGILAHYDDIFRIKGDAAKSDVFHILSGMWKTPAERCFLWLGGFRSSELLKLLINQLEPLTEQQLLAINNLQQSSQQAEDALSQGMEALQQSLAETLAGSLGPSSSSGNVANYMGQMAMAMGKLGTLEGFIRQADNLRQQTLQQMHRILTTRQSARALLAISDYFSRLRALSSLWLARPRE, from the exons ATGGCTGATATCAGTCCTAGTACATCAACAGATGCCGATACGGAAGATAAGAACAGG TTCCTAAATTCTCAACAACTGGGTGCGGTAGCTTCTGATGGAAGTGACAGGACAAGAGATCAGAAG ACACTTCGTAGACTTGCCCAAAATCGTGAAGCAGCTCGAAAAAGTCGTCTAAGGAAAAAG GCATATGTTCAACAGTTAGAGAGCAGCCGGATGAAGCTGACACAACTAGAGCAGGAACTTCAACGAGCTCGACAACAG GGCATATTTATTTCAGGTTCAGGAGATCAATCACAGTCGATGAGCGGAAATG GAGCTTTGGCATTTGATGTAGAATATGCCCGGTGGTTGGAGGAGCAGAACCGACGAATTAATGAGCTAAGGGGAGCTGTAAATTCTCATGCTGGTGATGGTGAACTTCGCATAATTGTCGACGGTATCTTAGCACACTATGATGACATATTCAGGATAAAAGGGGATGCTGCAAAGTCCGACGTTTTTCACATATTGTCGGGCATGTGGAAAACTCCAGCAGAGAGATGCTTCTTGTGGCTTGGTGGATTCCGTTCGTCTGAACTCCTCAAG CTCCTCATTAACCAGTTGGAGCCTTTAACCGAACAACAATTATTGGCAATCAACAACTTGCAACAGTCATCCCAACAGGCTGAAGATGCTTTATCCCAAGGAATGGAGGCACTGCAGCAGTCTTTGGCTGAGACTCTGGCGGGGTCCCTTGGACCTTCAAGTTCCTCAGGGAATGTTGCCAATTATATGGGTCAAATGGCCatggcaatggggaagctcggaACTCTCGAGGGCTTCATACGACAG GCTGATAACCTTCGGCAACAAACATTGCAGCAAATGCATCGTATATTGACAACTCGCCAATCAGCTCGTGCTCTTCTTGCGATCAGTGATTATTTCTCTCGGCTTCGAGCACTGAGCTCTCTCTGGCTTGCTCGTCCCCGGGAATAA